The sequence CAAATCGTAGACTTTATGAAGTTTGCACTCGTTTGGACGATGTAGAACGTAAACGTACCAGACCCGCCTTCTTTAAAAGTATTCACGGGACGCTTAATCACATCATGGTAGGCGATCGCATCTGGTTATCGCGGTTTGAGGGCAAAGAAGTCCCCTCAACTGGACTTGACGCAATTCTCTATGAGGATTTCGACAAGCTTACCAAAGCGCGTGTATCAGAAGATGAGCGTATTGAAGCCTTCGCAGCTAGTTTAAACGACGAATTCTTGAGCGGTACGATCAAGTACCGCAATAACCAAGGAAATATTTATATCGATCCAGTTGATTTGTTGATCGCACACTTTTTTAATCACCAGACCCACCACCGAGGACAAGTTCACAATCTGTTAACGCAGACTGAAATTGCCCCGCCAGTTCTAGATATGCACCGAGTTATCCGACCTTAGAGTTAGTTGCATTAGCACTATCTATCTTGATTCTGTGAGCGAATTGTTAATTCTGGCTGCGCTAAAATTTCCTGCCACTCCTCTTCTGACAAAGGCTGCACTAGCATCTCAATACCAAAACAATCGCTAGCTGCTACCGTTAAGGCTTCTACAACTGTTGGAACTAGCGCCTCTCCCGGCTGGTTAATCCCTAGCTTAACCGGCGTTACCGCCTCGCCAAACACCTGTTCAAACAGCGTCGCATCTGGTGACAAACGTATCGACCCGTGCTGCAAGATGGTATTGCCTCGCCTCATCTGGGCACTCCCAATTAATTTAGAACCATCCGCTAAAACTAAATCGGCACCCGTCGCGGTGCCAAAACAATTGGGGTTATGAATGTAACCCCGTCCTGCCGACCCGTAGTGCAATTCTAGACCGAGCGATCGCCATCCCTGAATCAAAAA comes from Coleofasciculus sp. FACHB-T130 and encodes:
- a CDS encoding DinB family protein, with product MLIQHFQMLARYNTLANRRLYEVCTRLDDVERKRTRPAFFKSIHGTLNHIMVGDRIWLSRFEGKEVPSTGLDAILYEDFDKLTKARVSEDERIEAFAASLNDEFLSGTIKYRNNQGNIYIDPVDLLIAHFFNHQTHHRGQVHNLLTQTEIAPPVLDMHRVIRP
- a CDS encoding biotin/lipoate A/B protein ligase family protein; translation: MTNNCYWRLIPLLEASGRVQMAIDRWLLEQHHLGLHPPALRFYTWSPLAISLGYHQHRLPASWQQMAAAGVVDLVRRPTGGRGVLHQGDLTYMVVTSGLAGSRIQAYQEICEFLIQGWRSLGLELHYGSAGRGYIHNPNCFGTATGADLVLADGSKLIGSAQMRRGNTILQHGSIRLSPDATLFEQVFGEAVTPVKLGINQPGEALVPTVVEALTVAASDCFGIEMLVQPLSEEEWQEILAQPELTIRSQNQDR